The genomic DNA CTGGCTGCGGACGCCTGCGTCGGGCGCGACGCTGGGCTACGTCGGCAGCCTGCGGAAGCTCGAAGGCGTGGACGAACTGGTCCGCGCGGTCGGCCTGCTGCACGCGCAAGGCGAAAACGTGTCGCTGTTGATCGTCGGCGACGGGCCGGAGCTGCCGCAACTGCGCGAGCTGGCTGAGGAGCTTGGCATCGCCGACCGCAGCGTCTTCACCGGCCGTGTACCGCATGACTCGATCCAGCGTTACTACGAGTTGATCGACGTGTTCGTCATCTCGCGCCCGCCGCTGCGTGTGGCGGAGCTGGTGACGCCGTTGAAGCCGTTGGAAGCGATGGGCCTTGGGCGGGCGCTGGTCATGCCGCGACTGGCGTCGCTTTGCGAGATCGTCCGCGAAGAAGAAACCGGGCTGATGTACGAGCCGGCGAACGTGGACGACCTCGCCCGGCAGTGCAAACGGCTGATGTATGACGACGCGTTGCGCGATCGGCTTTCGCAGGCCGCGAAAATCTGGGTGCGCGATCATCGCACGTGGACAAAGTCGCTCGAGGGGCTCGTGCCCGCCTATGACCTCGTGCTCAGCGATCGCAGCGCCAAACAGACCGCGTCGCCTTAACGCCATCCCTGATCCGCGGCGCACCGAACCAATACTTAAAGCAAAACAACGCAAAGCAAGGTAAGCAACGCTCGTGGGCAGGTCGTTTGATATCGTCGTGCTGGGCTCCGCGCCGTGGGCGACCGACGCGCCGCTGAACTGCCATCACATCACCCGTCGGCTGGCTGTGCAACATCGCGTGCTCTATATCGAGCCCACCGCGATGCGGACGCCCAACCCGCTGCACCCGTCCGACCTGGCGAAAATGACCCGCCGACTGCGCAGCTGGGCCCAGCGAGGCACACGCCCCGCGCGAAATAGCCACCAGCCGGTCGAGCCGCAAATCTGGACGATCGCGCCGATGATGTGGCCCGCCCCGCGACTGGCGAGCCTCAAGCAGTGGAACCGCAGACAATTGATCAACGCCACCGAGCGGGCGATGAAAGCCATCGGCATGCGGCAGGCGTTGCTGTGGTCGTTCCTCCCCGCGGGGATCGACCTGGTGGGGCATGCGAGTGCGCTGGGAACGATCTACCACTGCGTCGACGACTACGCGGGCAACCCGGGCGTCAACGCTGCGGCGCTGCGCGAAGTCGAACGGCGGATGATCAAGTCGGCCGACGTCTGCCTGGCAACGTCCGCTCCATTAGCACAACGCGTCAAACGTGACGGCGCGAAAGCGGTGCACTGCGTGCCCAACGTCAGCGAGGTTGAGCGATTTGAAAGTAGCGATGCGCCCGTGCCGCCGGAGCTGGCCGAACTGCCTCGGCCGCGCGTGGGGTACGTGGGCAACATCGCCGGCTATAAGGTGGACATCAAGCTGCTGGCGACGCTGGCACGCGATCGGCCGGACGTGTCGCTGGTGCTCATCGGCGGCGTGGGCGGCGGCGACCCGACGACCAACGTCCGGCCGCTGCGTCGGCTGCCCAACGTGCACCTGCTCGGCGCTCGATCGCATGACGAACTGCCCGCGTACGTACATGGGCTGGACGTGTGTCTGATTCCGTTTCGGCGGAGCAGCGTGACGGACTGCTCGTTGCCGTTGAAGACGTTTGAGTATCTCGCTGCGGGCAAGCCGGTGGTGAGCACGCCCATCGCGGCGTTGACCAGCGAGCCGCTGGATGACGTGCTGACGTATGCCGACTCGGCAGCGGACTTCGCCGAGGCGATCGACCGCCTGTTGCGTGACAACACGCCCGAACTCATCAGTCGTCGGCAAGCGATCGCGCGGGACTATTCATGGGACCGCCGCTTTCCGCAATTGCACGACATTGCCCGGCAGCTCGTCGCGAGTCGCACCGCCGCTGCGCCGGTCGCGTGATCGGCTGCCGTTATATGCGAAACCGCGCCCGCAGTGTGGGCGGCATCATCGGGCACGCATCAGTCGGCTGGGCGAACAGCCGTCGGCGAACCGCCGCGATTTGGCTGTACACCGCGTCGCACAACGGCGCGGGCAATGCCTGGCCCAGCATCGCCGCCACCCGCCACAACCCGCCGAGGCGATCGAGGATGTAAAGCACCGCCGCCGACTGTACGAGCAGTTCGCCATCGCCGCGGCGGACGATGATCGAGTCAGGCAGCGTCTCGCGCTGCGCTGCCGACACGTGCTCGCGAAAATGTTCGCTGTCCAACGGCGAAAGCACGAACTGCTCACCCTTCACATCTTCCGCGAGCACAAACCGCACCCAGCGATGGCATAGCCCGCAATGGCCGTCGTAGTACACCGTCGCCGGCGGCGTCGATGGTTGGCTCCGGGGCCGGGCCGGCAGCCACAACGGGTTGAACGCCAGCAGATGCACCGCCGTCAGCGCGAGCGCCAGCGCCCAGTACCCCGCCAACGGCAGCACGAGCAGGTTCACCCCCAGCGTGAGCGACCATGCCAGCCGACGGTTCCGCCGCGACAGCGCCAACGGCCCGAACGCTAACCATGTGCCCAGCAGCAACCACGTCAGTCCGCGCCCCAACCATTCGGGCATCGTGCCCACCCAGGGCAGCACGGCCCATTGCCCATCGTCATAAAACAACGCCTCCGCCAGCCGCCACGCTTCGTCGCGCAACAGCAGCACGCCCCCACCGACGTAAACCAACCCCATCGCCAGCCACAATCTGCGGAACAGCCACGATGGAAACTGCCACTCGCCCCCCGGATCCAACCGGCCGCGCGCGTCAAGCGACCCGTACGGCGTCGGCCCCGCCCACGCCAGCCGAGCGTGCACCGCCAACATCACCACCAGCACCATCGGCCCGAGCACCGCCAGGCTCTCCCACACGCGCGGGTAGTCCAGCAACAGCGTCAGCAACAGCAGCCCCAATGTGAGCGCCACCGTCACCTCACGCCCACGCCACCCGACCGCAAACGCCGCCGCGAGCATCAGCAGCATGAGCCCCACAAGTATCTGCACCACGCCGCCCGCCGCGATCGCGCTGCCCACCACCACTGCGACGATCGCGGCGGTGAGCACGCGCACCAAGCTGTATTGTCCGCCCGTCCATCCGTTTGCCATGTCAATCATTCCATTACCCGAAGCCCACGGATTCAATCCGTGGGCGTCACCCACTTGAAACCTGAAACCAACCCCCTCGCTCAACAATAGCCGTCTCATCCGGTACGATAGAGCAAAACGACCTGATTTAAGAATCACCACGACCGTTTTCGGAGACACCGCCATGGATCGTCAGCAGCTACAGCAACTCGTGAGCAAGACCATCGAAGCCCAGCCGGTCACCGACCTGCACACCCACTGCTACACGCCCGGCTTCGGCCACGCGGCGGACGGCACGGGCAAGGGCCTGCTGCTGTGGGGCATCGACGAATTGGTGACCTACCACTACCTCGTCGCCGAGGTTTACCGCATCGTGCCCGCGAGCGAATTGCCTTACGACAAGTTCTGGGCGATGAGCAAGACCGAGCAGGCCGACCACATCTGGAAGCACGTCTTCGTCGAGCGCACGCCCATCAGCGAAGCCTGCCGTGGCGTGTTGACCACGCTGAAGAAGCTTGGTCTGGACCCGAACGAAAAGACGCTTGAGCCTTACCGCAAGTGGTTCGCGCAGCAGGATGCCGACAGCTACATCGACAAGGTGATGCAGATCGCCAACGTCGACAGCATCACGATGACCAACGAAGTTTTCTCCGACCACGAGCGAGGCATCTGGGAGTCGAACCCGGCCGTGGGCGACGACCCGCGATTCGAAGCCGTGCTTCGCATCGACAAGCTGCTTCGCGATTGGCCGGCGGCGGTGAAATGCCTCGCCGAGCTTGGCTATGAAGTCACCGAGCAGTTCAGTCAGCAGACGATCGACGAGACCCGCCGCTTCCTCAACGACTGGCTGGACCGGATGAAGGCGGTCTATGTCGCGATGAGCCTGCCGCCGGAGTTCCGCTACCCCGATCCGCAGAACAAGTCGGGCAACACGTTCATCGAGAAGGTGCTCATGCCGACGCTGGCCGAGCGTGGCCTGCCGTGGGCGATGATGATCGGCTCGCGCATGCAGGTGAACCCCGCGCTCAAGGACGCGGGCGACATGGTCGGCAAGTCCGACATCCTCAGCGTCGTCAACCTCTGCGCCCGCTTTCCCGACAACAAGTTCATGGTCACCATGCTCAGCCGGGAGAACCAGCACGAGCTTTGCGTCGCGGCCCGCAAGTTCGGCAACCTGATGTTGTTCGGCTGCTGGTGGTTCCTCAACAACCCGTCCATCATCGAAGAGATGACCCGCGAACGCATCGAACTGCTGGGCACGAGCTTCGCCCCGCAACACTCGGATGCGCGCATCCTCGACCAACTGATCTACAAGTGGGACCACTCGCGGAAGATCATCGCTAACGTGCTGGTCGACAAGTACGCCGACTTGGTCGACGCGGGCTACAACGTCACCGCCGATCATGTCCAGCGCGACGCCCGGCTACTGCTGCGTGACAACTTCCGCAACTTCTGCCAACCCACGCCCGCCACCGCGTCGGCGTAAGCATCGCGCAGCAAATGATCAGGCATGACGTTTCCGCGCTCGCGGCCCCGCGAAACGCGCCGCGTGAAGCCACCGTTAGCGCATTCCACGGCCGCTACGTTTGGCTTGAGGATGCTCTAAATCTGACAATCTGAATCACACATCCCGCACGCAGCGAAACCCCGCGTTCGTTGTCGTGCTGTCGGGCATGTTCCCCGTCCGCGCCGCTACGCGGTAGCGATTGCAGTAGCTGCGGTGACAGAGATAGCTGCCGCCCTTCTGCAGCTTATGCGTCTGCCCGCCATCGTTCGTCAGCGGCCCCGTCGGGTTGTCACGCGTCTCAGGCGACGCTTCGACATGCCACGCCGGGTCGAACCACTCCGTGCACCACTCCCACACGTTGCCCGACGTGTTATGCAGCCCGTAGTCGTTCGCGGGGAACGCATCAACCGGACACGTACCGGCGAACCCGTCCTCGGCCGTGTCCCGTTCGGGAAACTTGCCCTGCCAGATGTTGCACATATGCTTGCCCGTCGGCGTCAGCTCATCGCCCCACGGATAGATCCGCTGGTCGTGCCCGCCTCGCGCCGCGAACTCCCACTCGGCCTCAAACGGCAGCCGCTTGCCCGCCCACTGCGCGTAGCGAAGCGCATCGTTCCACGAAATATGCACCACTGGATAGTCCGCTAGCCCCTTCAGGTCCGACCGCTCGCCGAACGGCTTACGCCAACACGCCCCCGGCACCGCGATCCACCACGTCAAGCCGACCACCGCGTTGGTCTTCTTCATCCGATTGGCGAACTTGCTCGGCAAGTGCGTATGAAACACGAACGACCAGCCGAACGCCTCCGCGTCGGTCCGGTAGCCGGTGTCATTGACGAACTTTTCAAACGCGGCGTTCGTGACACACGTCGCATCGATATAAAACGGCCGCACGCTCACCTCGCGCACCGGCCCTTCGCCGTCGGCCTCCCATTGCTGGTCGGAGTCCGTGCCCATGCGAAACGTCCCGCCGGACAGCTTGATCATGCCGTCGGTCGAGCCGATGTCAGCGTGGCGGATCGGCTCGGCGGTCGGTACGTCGACCATCGGCACCGGCGAGCCGTCGGCCGTGGCCGAGCCCTGCCGCGCCGCGACCGTCGCGCTCGCTGCCTGCCGATCGCCCGGCGTGCAGCATGCTTTCTTCGGCGGTTGGTTGGACGGAGTAAGCGAAAGACTCATAACCCACGATTTTACCACACTGCCCCACCCATTTAGCCGCGTCGCTTGCGACGCGCTTCGAAATCATCCCGAAAGCGCGTTGCAAGCGACGCGGCTAAATGGCCGAAGCCTTCAAACCCGCACCGGCAGCCCCGCAGCGGCGAGTTGCTGCTTCGTCTCGGCGATCGTGTACTCGCCATAGTGAAAAATGCTCGCCGCCAGCACCGCGTCGGCCCGCGTCTGCTTGAGCACGTCAATCATGTGAGCCGGGCTGCCACACCCGCCCGACGCCACCACGGGCACGTCCACCGCGTCGCCAACGAGTTTCGTCAGCTCCACGTCGTAACCCGTCTTCACACCGTCGGCGTCCATCGACGTGAGCACGATCTCACCCGCGCCCAGCTCCACAACACGCTTCGCCCACGCGATCGGGTCCAGGCCCGTAGGCGTCCGCCCGCCATGCGTGTGCACCTCGAAGACCATCGGCTGACCGTCGGGCCCGCGCCGCTCGCTCGGCGTCCCGGCCCGGCCGGTACGCTGCTTGTAGTCGTCCGCCGGCACGCGCTTGGGGTCGATGTTCACCACCGTCGCGCACCTGCCGAACCGCCTGGCCGTCTGCTGCACGATCTCCGGCGAAACCACCGCGGCCGTGTTGATGCTCACCTTTTCCGCCCCGGCCTGCACCAGCTCGGTCACGTCGTCAATCGTGCGAATCCCGCCCCCCACCGTAAACGGCATGAAGCACTGCTCCGCCACGCGACGCACCACATCGTGCATGATGCCCCGCTTTTCGTGGCTGGCGGTGATGTCGAGAAACACCAGCTCATCCGCGCCTGCCTCGTCGTACGCGCGCGCGACGTCCACGGGGTCGCCTGCGTCGCGCAGGTCGACGAAGTTCACGCCTTTGACCACTCGGCCGCCGTGGACGTCCAGACACGGAATGATTCGATGACTTAACACAATGGGAAGTTTAGCAGTTTCGGGTTTCGAGTTTCGAGTTGATTGGTCGTTGTGCTACGCTTAGCTGCCTTTAAGGAGCAAAACCATGGCAAGCATCACCGGCTTTCACCACGTTGCAATCCGCGTCCGCGACTTCGACCGATCCGTCGCGTTCTACACCGAAGTGCTCGGCTTCAAACCCAAGATCGCCTGGCAGGACGCCCCCAAGCGCGCGATCATGCTCGACACGGGCGATGGCAACTACCTCGAAATCTTCGAGCGCCCCGAGCAGGCCCCGCCCCCTGCGGACGAAGGCGCGATTCTCCACTTCGCCCTGCGCACCGACGACACGGACGCCGTGCTGGAAAAGGCCCGTGCCGCAGGCTGCCAGGTGACGATGGAGCCCAAGGCAGTAGATATCCCCAACAAGCTGCCCGGCGTCGAAACACCCGTACCCGTGCGCATCGCGTTCGTGAAGGGCCCCGAAGGCGAAATCGTGGAGTTCTTCCAGAACGAACTGACGTGAGATGCACTTGATCCAGACGCGGAGCAATGAAGCTTAAGCTCCACGATCCTGGGCGGGCGAACGTTCGGTTCATCACGGGCGCGTCGCGTTGATCCACTTCATGAGCTGCGGCTTCGCGAACGTGTTGATGACGTCTTCACGTTTCGCCCCCGCGCGGCGAGCGGTGAGCACGCCGTAGATCAATTGATCAAGGTCCGCCGGGCCGTGGGCGTCGGTGTTGATCGAAAGCTTCACGCCATGTTCGAGTGCAAGCCGGGCGTGCGTGTCGCGCAGGTCGAGGCGATAGTGGTTGGCGTTGATCTCCATCGCAATACCGCGCTGCGCAGCAGCTTCGACGAGCTTTTTCATGTCGGGGTGCAGCCCCGCCCGGCGGTTGACGATGCGGCCGGTCGCGTGGCCGAGGATGGTCACATAGCGGTTTTCAATCGCTTTGAGCAGCCGCTTCGTGGCTTTGGCCGGCTCTTGCGCGAGCGAAGCGTGTGGCGACGCGACGACAATGTCCAGCTCGCGCAGCAGGCTGTCGGGGTAATCGAGCTTGCCGTCGATGAGGATGTCCACCTCCGAGCCGGCGAGCACGTTGATCTTCCCTTTCATCTCCTTCGCCACGGCCCGGACGTCTTCGATGTGCTTCTCCAGCCGCTCGGCGTTGAGGCCGTTGGCTTGCACCTGACCCTTCGAGTGATCCGTGATGGCGACCGTGTGAAACCCGCGGTCCGCAGCGGCGGCGGCCAACTCGCGGATGCTCCAATGCCCATCGCTGGCGGTCGTATGAGCATGCAGCTCCGCTTGAATCTCTTGCAGTTCGACAAGCTCGGGCAGCGTGTCCTTTTCAGCACGAGCAATCTCGTCGCGAGCCTCGCGCAACTCCGGCGGAATGTACGCCAGATCAAGCGCCTTGTAGACCGCTTCCTCGGTCTTGCCTGCGACGCGCGTCTCGCTGTCTTCCTTGTATAAGCCATACTCGCTGAGCTTGAGCTTGCGCGCGATCGCACGCTCGCGCAGGCGGACGTTGTGATCCTTCGAGCCGGTGAAGTAAAGCAGCGCCGCCCCGGCCGCCTCCGGCTCGATCACGCGCAAATCCACCTGAATATGCCGCCCCGCCCCGGTGCGGGCGCGGACGCTGGTCTTGGTTGCCCCCTTGAGAATCACCTCTTCAACGACTTCGAGCTTCACGAACGCGTTACTGATCGTCTCGCCCTGCTTCGGGTCGGCAATGGCAAGCAGGTCCAGGTCGCCCACCGTTTCCCTGCCGCGTCGCAGCGAGCCGGCGTAGTGCACCGCCTCGACCGGCTCCAGGCCGCGCAGCTGATGCACGAACCAATTGGCCAGCGGCATCGCCTCGCCGATGCGGATGCGCTGGTGGGCCGTCTCCGCGAAGGCAAGGTTCTTCTTGATGTTCTCCAGCGTCTTCTTGCCCATGCGGGGCAGCTTTTCAAGTTCGCCCGTGTCGAGCTTCTTCTTTAGGGTGGCGGTATCAGTGACGCCGCCCTGCTGCCAGAGTGTGGCGACCGACTTCGGGCCGAGGCCGGGGATATCGAGCAGCTTGATCACACCCGCGGGGACTTCCTTGATGAGCTTTTCGTGTTCGTCGATCCTGCCGTGGTCCAGGTATTCGCGGATGCGGTCGGCCGTGCCCGAGCCGATGCCGTCGAGCTTGCTGAGCCTGCCCGGATCGATGCCCGCCACGTCCTCGCCAAGCTCCTGCAACGAGCGGGCGGCGCGTTGGAAGGCGTTGACACGGAAGCGATTGCCGCCGAGCAACTCGGTCACGTCGGCCATCTGCTGAAAGATCGCGGCGAGGGTGGTGTTGTTGCCGGGCATGGGAAAAGCTTAGATGCTGGCCCCGAGGGCAACAAGTACCCGCCCCGAGCCGGCGTGAGGCTTGAGGCTTGAGCGACTTAAGTCGCTCAGCCTTTGGGACATCCCCCTCACGCCTCACGCCCCGGGCCCCTACCAAGCCCCGCCCCACCGCACACCACGCCAGTCGACGATTTCGCTATACTGCCCGGTTCGCACCGGACCTGTGAACCCAGCCTGATATGAGGTGCCCCCGTGGCCGAGCGCAAGACGATCGTAGGCGGTAACTGGAAGATGAACACCAACCGCGCCGAGGCCTCAGACCTCGCTGGCGCGGTGTCTGAGGGCTTTACCAACGGCGACCAGGCCGACGTGTTCGTCTGCCCGCCGTTTCCCTACCTCATCCCGGTCGCCGAGCGACTGTCGGCCAATAACGGCAACCTCGTGCAACTGGGCGCTCAGAACTTCTATCACGAGCCCAACGGCGCGTTCACCGGCGAGGTCAGCCTGGCCATGCTCCAGGACCTCGGCGTGTCCACCGTCCTCACCGGCCACAGCGAGCGTCGCCACGTGATCGGCGAAACCGATGTGCTGATTAACGAAAAGACACTTGCAGCGCTCGAAGCCGGGCTTCAGGTGGTTCTGTGCATCGGCGAAACGCTGGAACAGCGCGAGGCGGGCAAGACCAACTTCGTCAACGCCGCCCAGCTCAGCTACGGGCTCGCCGGCGTCACGGCCGAGCAGATGGCCGACGTCGTCATCGCCTACGAGCCGGTCTGGGCCATCGGTACCGGCAAGACCGCCACGCCCGAAGATGCTCAGAAGGCTCACCAGTTTATCCGTGAAGTGCTTACTCACGGGATGTTTAACGAAACTGTTGGCCAGAGTGTGCGTATTCAATATGGCGGCTCAATGAAGCCCGCCAACGCGAAAGAACTACTCAGCCAGCCTGACATCGACGGCGGCCTGATCGGCGGCGCAGCCCTGAAGGCCGACGACTTCCTCGCCATCGTCAACGCCGGCTAAAACCAAAGCCTACTTCCCGTACACCGGACCCTCGACATGTTCCTCACGCTCTCCTTCCTGACATCGTTGCTGGCGATCGCCTTCTTTGCGACCTGCCTGCTCATGGTCCTCGTCATCCTCATCCAGAAGCCCAAGGGCGGCGGCCTCGGCAGCGCGTTCGGCGGCGGCGGCGGCGGCGGCACGGAAACCGCCGCGTTCGGCGCCAAGACCGGCGACGTGCTCACCTGGGTCACCGTCGGCTGCTTCGTCCTCTTCCTCCTGCTGGCGATGGGCCTGACCTGGACCATCCGCGCCGAGGTCGCCCCCGACCCGATCACCCCCGTTCAGCAGACCGCGCCCGCCCCCGGCACCACCGGCACCCCCGGCACGCCCGAAGCCCCGGCCGAGGGCGAGGGCGAAGCCGCACCCGAGGCCGACCCCGAAGCCGACCTCCCCCAACAGGCCCCCGTCACGCCGCCGCCGGCCCATGCCGACCCGGCCAACGACGTGCCGGACGAGCCGGTCACTGACGAACTGCTCCCCGAAGCCCCCGAGCAGCCGGCTGTGCCCGAAGACGCCGAGCCGCTGCTTGAAGACGAGGCCGAGAACACCAACGCCGACGACGGCGCCGCAGAGGCCGAGCCGACCGACGACTGATCATCCCGGCCGCCCCGCTTCCGGGCATGAAAAGCCGCTCATAGACGTCGCCGCTCTCAAGGCGAGGGTGGCAACCGGCCGATTTAATGGGAGAAGCCGTAGCTCCGCGCCGCCCGGCAACGTGCCGTGCAGCCCAGTCCGACCGTTCCCTGGCGGTCATCGGGATGTCGCATGATCTTTGCGTCAGTCCGACGCCGCCGCTGACCCTGCCCGCCCATGATCCGATCGATGACAGGCTACGGCGACGCGTCCACCCAGGTGGACGGCATGCACTTCGCAGTCGAACTGCGCAGCCTCAATAACAAATACTTCAAAGCCGCCCTCCGCCTGCCCGAGTCCATTGCGGGCCTCGAAGCCGAGCTCGAAGCCGCGCTGCGCAAACGCGTCACCCGCGGCTCGCTCACCGTCACCGTCAAGCTCCGCCTCAGCGACGCCCACGCCGCCAGCCGGGTCAACGACGCCGCACTGCTGACCTACCTCGACCACCTGGAAACCATCCACAGCAAGATCAGCGACCACTCGGTCCACATCGACCTGACGCAGTTGCTCGCCCTGCCCGGCGTGCTCCAGCCCAGCGAAGATGAAGAGTCACTGGTCAGCCACGCCCGGCCGGTCGTGCTCAAATTGCTCGACCAGGCGTGCGACAAGCTGATGGCCATGCGTGTACGGGAAGGTAAATCGCTCGCGGAAGACTTGCTCACGCATCGGGATCTGATCCGCAATCGTCTGGAAATCATTCGCGAACGCGCCCCGGTGGTCATTGACGAATATCATCAACGGCTGCGATCGCGCATCGACGAACTCACCGCCCAGGCGAAGATGAAAATCGCCGAGCACGACCTGATCCGCGAGGTAGCGCTCTTCGCCGACCGCGCGGACATCTGCGAGGAACTCAGCCGAACCGCCGGCCACCTGGAGCAGTTTGAACAGATTCTCGATTCGAAGAAAGACGCGCCCTCCGGCCGAACGCTGGACTTCCTCTCGCAGGAGCTGCTTCGCGAAGCGAACACCATCGCGAGCA from Phycisphaerales bacterium AB-hyl4 includes the following:
- a CDS encoding glycosyltransferase, translating into MGRSFDIVVLGSAPWATDAPLNCHHITRRLAVQHRVLYIEPTAMRTPNPLHPSDLAKMTRRLRSWAQRGTRPARNSHQPVEPQIWTIAPMMWPAPRLASLKQWNRRQLINATERAMKAIGMRQALLWSFLPAGIDLVGHASALGTIYHCVDDYAGNPGVNAAALREVERRMIKSADVCLATSAPLAQRVKRDGAKAVHCVPNVSEVERFESSDAPVPPELAELPRPRVGYVGNIAGYKVDIKLLATLARDRPDVSLVLIGGVGGGDPTTNVRPLRRLPNVHLLGARSHDELPAYVHGLDVCLIPFRRSSVTDCSLPLKTFEYLAAGKPVVSTPIAALTSEPLDDVLTYADSAADFAEAIDRLLRDNTPELISRRQAIARDYSWDRRFPQLHDIARQLVASRTAAAPVA
- a CDS encoding thiol-disulfide oxidoreductase DCC family protein; this translates as MANGWTGGQYSLVRVLTAAIVAVVVGSAIAAGGVVQILVGLMLLMLAAAFAVGWRGREVTVALTLGLLLLTLLLDYPRVWESLAVLGPMVLVVMLAVHARLAWAGPTPYGSLDARGRLDPGGEWQFPSWLFRRLWLAMGLVYVGGGVLLLRDEAWRLAEALFYDDGQWAVLPWVGTMPEWLGRGLTWLLLGTWLAFGPLALSRRNRRLAWSLTLGVNLLVLPLAGYWALALALTAVHLLAFNPLWLPARPRSQPSTPPATVYYDGHCGLCHRWVRFVLAEDVKGEQFVLSPLDSEHFREHVSAAQRETLPDSIIVRRGDGELLVQSAAVLYILDRLGGLWRVAAMLGQALPAPLCDAVYSQIAAVRRRLFAQPTDACPMMPPTLRARFRI
- a CDS encoding glucuronate isomerase; amino-acid sequence: MDRQQLQQLVSKTIEAQPVTDLHTHCYTPGFGHAADGTGKGLLLWGIDELVTYHYLVAEVYRIVPASELPYDKFWAMSKTEQADHIWKHVFVERTPISEACRGVLTTLKKLGLDPNEKTLEPYRKWFAQQDADSYIDKVMQIANVDSITMTNEVFSDHERGIWESNPAVGDDPRFEAVLRIDKLLRDWPAAVKCLAELGYEVTEQFSQQTIDETRRFLNDWLDRMKAVYVAMSLPPEFRYPDPQNKSGNTFIEKVLMPTLAERGLPWAMMIGSRMQVNPALKDAGDMVGKSDILSVVNLCARFPDNKFMVTMLSRENQHELCVAARKFGNLMLFGCWWFLNNPSIIEEMTRERIELLGTSFAPQHSDARILDQLIYKWDHSRKIIANVLVDKYADLVDAGYNVTADHVQRDARLLLRDNFRNFCQPTPATASA
- a CDS encoding formylglycine-generating enzyme family protein, coding for MSLSLTPSNQPPKKACCTPGDRQAASATVAARQGSATADGSPVPMVDVPTAEPIRHADIGSTDGMIKLSGGTFRMGTDSDQQWEADGEGPVREVSVRPFYIDATCVTNAAFEKFVNDTGYRTDAEAFGWSFVFHTHLPSKFANRMKKTNAVVGLTWWIAVPGACWRKPFGERSDLKGLADYPVVHISWNDALRYAQWAGKRLPFEAEWEFAARGGHDQRIYPWGDELTPTGKHMCNIWQGKFPERDTAEDGFAGTCPVDAFPANDYGLHNTSGNVWEWCTEWFDPAWHVEASPETRDNPTGPLTNDGGQTHKLQKGGSYLCHRSYCNRYRVAARTGNMPDSTTTNAGFRCVRDV
- the hisF gene encoding imidazole glycerol phosphate synthase subunit HisF, producing the protein MLSHRIIPCLDVHGGRVVKGVNFVDLRDAGDPVDVARAYDEAGADELVFLDITASHEKRGIMHDVVRRVAEQCFMPFTVGGGIRTIDDVTELVQAGAEKVSINTAAVVSPEIVQQTARRFGRCATVVNIDPKRVPADDYKQRTGRAGTPSERRGPDGQPMVFEVHTHGGRTPTGLDPIAWAKRVVELGAGEIVLTSMDADGVKTGYDVELTKLVGDAVDVPVVASGGCGSPAHMIDVLKQTRADAVLAASIFHYGEYTIAETKQQLAAAGLPVRV
- a CDS encoding VOC family protein yields the protein MASITGFHHVAIRVRDFDRSVAFYTEVLGFKPKIAWQDAPKRAIMLDTGDGNYLEIFERPEQAPPPADEGAILHFALRTDDTDAVLEKARAAGCQVTMEPKAVDIPNKLPGVETPVPVRIAFVKGPEGEIVEFFQNELT
- the polX gene encoding DNA polymerase/3'-5' exonuclease PolX, giving the protein MPGNNTTLAAIFQQMADVTELLGGNRFRVNAFQRAARSLQELGEDVAGIDPGRLSKLDGIGSGTADRIREYLDHGRIDEHEKLIKEVPAGVIKLLDIPGLGPKSVATLWQQGGVTDTATLKKKLDTGELEKLPRMGKKTLENIKKNLAFAETAHQRIRIGEAMPLANWFVHQLRGLEPVEAVHYAGSLRRGRETVGDLDLLAIADPKQGETISNAFVKLEVVEEVILKGATKTSVRARTGAGRHIQVDLRVIEPEAAGAALLYFTGSKDHNVRLRERAIARKLKLSEYGLYKEDSETRVAGKTEEAVYKALDLAYIPPELREARDEIARAEKDTLPELVELQEIQAELHAHTTASDGHWSIRELAAAAADRGFHTVAITDHSKGQVQANGLNAERLEKHIEDVRAVAKEMKGKINVLAGSEVDILIDGKLDYPDSLLRELDIVVASPHASLAQEPAKATKRLLKAIENRYVTILGHATGRIVNRRAGLHPDMKKLVEAAAQRGIAMEINANHYRLDLRDTHARLALEHGVKLSINTDAHGPADLDQLIYGVLTARRAGAKREDVINTFAKPQLMKWINATRP
- the tpiA gene encoding triose-phosphate isomerase, with amino-acid sequence MAERKTIVGGNWKMNTNRAEASDLAGAVSEGFTNGDQADVFVCPPFPYLIPVAERLSANNGNLVQLGAQNFYHEPNGAFTGEVSLAMLQDLGVSTVLTGHSERRHVIGETDVLINEKTLAALEAGLQVVLCIGETLEQREAGKTNFVNAAQLSYGLAGVTAEQMADVVIAYEPVWAIGTGKTATPEDAQKAHQFIREVLTHGMFNETVGQSVRIQYGGSMKPANAKELLSQPDIDGGLIGGAALKADDFLAIVNAG
- the secG gene encoding preprotein translocase subunit SecG, yielding MFLTLSFLTSLLAIAFFATCLLMVLVILIQKPKGGGLGSAFGGGGGGGTETAAFGAKTGDVLTWVTVGCFVLFLLLAMGLTWTIRAEVAPDPITPVQQTAPAPGTTGTPGTPEAPAEGEGEAAPEADPEADLPQQAPVTPPPAHADPANDVPDEPVTDELLPEAPEQPAVPEDAEPLLEDEAENTNADDGAAEAEPTDD
- a CDS encoding YicC/YloC family endoribonuclease, producing MTGYGDASTQVDGMHFAVELRSLNNKYFKAALRLPESIAGLEAELEAALRKRVTRGSLTVTVKLRLSDAHAASRVNDAALLTYLDHLETIHSKISDHSVHIDLTQLLALPGVLQPSEDEESLVSHARPVVLKLLDQACDKLMAMRVREGKSLAEDLLTHRDLIRNRLEIIRERAPVVIDEYHQRLRSRIDELTAQAKMKIAEHDLIREVALFADRADICEELSRTAGHLEQFEQILDSKKDAPSGRTLDFLSQELLREANTIASKSNDATISRAIVEVKSAIDRIKEQVQNVE